In Juglans microcarpa x Juglans regia isolate MS1-56 chromosome 7D, Jm3101_v1.0, whole genome shotgun sequence, the following are encoded in one genomic region:
- the LOC121238792 gene encoding probable E3 ubiquitin-protein ligase RHC1A encodes MSSTIHTHWCYPCRQRVRPVEREIACPYCDGGFIEELPENEELVPEDFFIPNSEDHSHQTPAEDHMMDLLYSLMMQRDPNPRIDPVELFDAIVRQRMGGRNPNIHVRVRSGDPYLVLNHSPGSAFSNGSTRSGPRDVDIDDYFNDRGLQELIEQISMNDRQGPPPAPRSLIDAMPTIKITQAHMHTDSQCPVCQDRFELGIEAREMPCKHIYHSDCIVPWLVQHNSCPVCRLEMPTQGTDTDSAGGNRSSGRENSGGSSSRSRDYGSSGGVTLNSLQNQGRRNPWYVMWPFRPSSSNTHHHAEYRGSRTSSTREQNNEMSYSGWPFEY; translated from the coding sequence ATGTCAAGTACTATACACACACACTGGTGCTACCCATGCAGGCAGCGAGTCAGGCCTGTAGAGCGAGAAATTGCTTGCCCCTACTGTGATGGCGGCTTTATTGAAGAACTTCCTGAGAATGAGGAATTGGTGCCAGAAGATTTCTTTATACCTAACTCAGAAGACCATTCCCATCAAACACCTGCAGAAGATCATATGATGGACCTTCTGTATTCTCTGATGATGCAGAGGGATCCTAACCCAAGAATTGATCCTGTGGAGCTTTTTGACGCTATTGTAAGGCAGAGAATGGGTGGAAGAAATCCTAACATCCATGTTAGAGTGAGATCTGGTGATCCTTATTTGGTTTTAAATCATAGTCCTGGTTCAGCCTTCTCTAATGGCAGTACAAGAAGTGGACCAAGGGATGTTGATATTGATGACTACTTTAACGACCGAGGTTTGCAAGAATTAATTGAACAGATTTCTATGAATGATCGACAGGGTCCACCCCCAGCGCCTCGTTCTTTAATTGATGCAATGCCCACTATCAAGATTACACAAGCACATATGCATACTGACTCACAATGTCCTGTCTGTCAGGATAGATTTGAGTTGGGCATTGAAGCAAGAGAGATGCCATGTAAACATATCTATCACTCTGATTGTATAGTTCCTTGGTTGGTTCAGCACAACTCATGTCCTGTTTGCCGCCTTGAGATGCCTACTCAAGGGACTGATACTGATAGTGCTGGAGGTAATCGAAGTAGTGGTAGAGAGAACAGCGGGGGCAGCAGCAGTAGAAGCAGAGACTATGGCAGCTCTGGTGGTGTTACTCTGAATAGTCTGCAGAATCAGGGTAGGAGGAATCCGTGGTATGTTATGTGGCCTTTCCGCCCATCAAGTTCAAACACCCATCATCATGCTGAATATAGAGGAAGCCGCACCTCATCCACGCGTGAAcagaataatgagatgagttactCTGGATGGCCTTTTGAGTATTAA